GGCCTCGCGCAGCGAGGTGGGCAGGTTCTTGCCCACGTAGTCGGCGCGGATCGGCAGCTCGCGGTGGCCGCGGTCGACCAGGACGGCCAGCTGGACGGCGCGCGGGCGGCCGATGTCGCTGAGCGCGTCGAGCGCGGCCCGGATGGTGCGGCCGGAGAAGAGCACGTCGTCGATCAGGATGACGAGCTTGCCGTCGATGCCACCGGTCGGGATCTCGGTGTGCTCCAGCGCGCGGGCGGGCTTCAGCCGCAGGTCGTCCCGGTACATCGTGATGTCCAGGGTGCCGAGCGGGATCTCGCGGCCGGTGATCTGGGTGAGCCTGGCGTGCAGCCGGCGGGCCAGATGGACGCCGCGGGTGTGGATGCCGAGCAGGACGACGTCCTCGGCACCCTTCGCGCGCTCCACGATCTCGTGGGCGATCCGGGTCACCACCCGGGCGATGTCGGTGCCGTCGAGCACCTGGTGCGGCGGGCGCGGTGCGGACGATGAATCTCTCACTGTGGTCATGCCGAAGCCGACCTCCTTCCCCGCCTCACAGGACGGGCCATTAAAGGATGTCTGGTAGGGCCTCCCCGGTCGCGGCGGAAGCCTGGGCCATCCTAACAGCGTGTTCGGGGGCGATCCGGGGGTGGTTCCCTCCGCTTCGCGACACCGCAGGTCAACCACCGCGCACCGGCGTGGTTCATGCTCCGGACGCGAGCCATTCGCACGACTGCCCCATTCGGCTTGACGCAGATACCTCACTCTACGTAACCTCACAGTGAGTTACGAGACGCACGTCGAACCCACCGGTAGGGCGTGCCGGGCAGTTGTCGGCCGCACAGCCGGCGGCCGATCGTGGCTCACCACTCAACGCGAAGCAATCTCGTCCGGGGAGACCAATGTCCAGCGACTACGCGAAGCAACTCGGGGGCAAGCTCCGAGCGATCCGCACTCAGCAGGGTCTCTCCCTGCACGGTGTCGAGGAGAA
The sequence above is a segment of the Kitasatospora sp. NBC_00240 genome. Coding sequences within it:
- the pyrR gene encoding bifunctional pyr operon transcriptional regulator/uracil phosphoribosyltransferase PyrR, giving the protein MTTVRDSSSAPRPPHQVLDGTDIARVVTRIAHEIVERAKGAEDVVLLGIHTRGVHLARRLHARLTQITGREIPLGTLDITMYRDDLRLKPARALEHTEIPTGGIDGKLVILIDDVLFSGRTIRAALDALSDIGRPRAVQLAVLVDRGHRELPIRADYVGKNLPTSLREAVQVQLSDTDGRDAVLVGDRDYAARSSQALAAQPPADQPLPE